One Aegilops tauschii subsp. strangulata cultivar AL8/78 chromosome 2, Aet v6.0, whole genome shotgun sequence genomic window, CAGGGGTGAGTCCAACAGTCTTGGTAAACAGTCAAAGAAGAAAAGGGTGGCTGTCTCCCCAGACAATGTGCCAACGATGAAGAAGATTAAGGTTGATGCACACGGTAATGCCTTACACCATCAGTATGTAATGACCAGATACAAGACaagaaaaccaaagaaaaacgAGCTTCTGTGAGTCATATGATGATGCTTTTCTATTACTCATTTTTGCCTGAAATCTTTTTTTTGTGTTTCCATAGATGAAAGAGTTTGATATGTGAGCATATCTCTTGCTGTTTTTATCTAAAATCAACACAAATTTTCTTTTGCAGGCCCGACTTCATTGAAATAGATGGCTTCCATACATCTCTCGAGAATTTTCATGCATCTCTAAAGCCAAGAGCGGAGATTGACAATGAGGTCATGACCTTATACCTGAAGACATTCAACTATGATCAGTcagtgaagaagaagaagccaaAAAAATTTGTTTTCTCAGTGTTGATGAGTGTTAGTGTTCAAATCTGTTTTTTTCTATCTGTTGTTTCAATGCTTTTTTGATTTATCATATAGTTGTGGTCTGCCCTCTaatatttttgttttgttttgtgatTTTCTCCATCAGTTGAAACTCAGTGCTGAGCCAGATGTGTTTGATCTGAAGGTGTGCGAAAAAGAATTTAAGAATGCTTGCTTACAAAATCACATTTCAAAATCTGACCTGGTAAGTTCTTATCTTGTTCCATCTTGcattctttttctatttttttacatttttttctAAATGGATTTTCTGGTTCTGCTTTGTTTTGATGCATTGCAGCTATTCTTCATGGTTGTACACAAAAGGCACTGGGCAGTAGTAGTTGTTAACATCACCCAAAAGGAGTTCAATATCTTTGACTCCATTAGGAACTCGGAAGACCTTTTTGAGATGGACAGGATCACTAAGAATGTGGTAATGCTCCTGTTGGAGTTTGGCGCAACAAATCTTTTCCTTCTTTTTGCTTTTCCACACCGCACACTTATGCATTTTGTTTGTCCATGTTTTATCGGGTTTGATCAGGTCGCAAACATCAAGAGTGTTGCAATGAGGGAGCCACTTTTTAAGCACAATCTCGAGTCTTACTCGCTATTCACCCCACTTGATTACCCTCAACAAAAAACTTAGTAAGCATTTTTATCCCATTAGAATATGTGTTTATTTTGCATTTAGAGACATTTTTCTCTTTTTTCACCTAAAGCTGCTTTTGCATTTTATAACTATATACCTTCTATTTTTTCAGCTATAACTGTGGCTACTATAGTATTTTATACGTGGAGAATTGGGATGGCCTTGTTATGCTGTCATTTGGCCAGGTATTTTCTTTAGATAGCAAACCATATTTTTTGT contains:
- the LOC120973489 gene encoding ubiquitin-like-specific protease 1A translates to MCPPSHSKTLPPMDLKVFSCFRTQAPFYLRVFSVRFLFAFSFFFLFFVLLQCCAVVVDLHETTKANVEVRGESNSLGKQSKKKRVAVSPDNVPTMKKIKVDAHGNALHHQYVMTRYKTRKPKKNELLPDFIEIDGFHTSLENFHASLKPRAEIDNEVMTLYLKTFNYDQSVKKKKPKKFVFSVLMSLKLSAEPDVFDLKVCEKEFKNACLQNHISKSDLLFFMVVHKRHWAVVVVNITQKEFNIFDSIRNSEDLFEMDRITKNVVANIKSVAMREPLFKHNLESYSLFTPLDYPQQKTYYNCGYYSILYVENWDGLVMLSFGQVFSLDSKPYFLCNSSQLDWDLFHD